A stretch of Gemmatimonas aurantiaca T-27 DNA encodes these proteins:
- a CDS encoding cysteine desulfurase family protein codes for MTQPVYLDHAATTPVRDEVMSAMAPFFGPRFGNPSSVHRWGREARVALDEARERLAICIGAHPDEVCFTSGGTEGDNFAILGAFRTQRTSGRTTAITTPIEHKAVLAAVHRVAQEGGEEHLVRVTSDGLVDAEHFAALLDDKTAVASVMWVNNEVGVIQDIPALAAAARQAGAVFHTDAVQAFGKVAVDARHTPFDLLTLSGHKLGAPKGIGALYIRRDTPLEPMFHGGSQDRGRRPGTENVAFAVGLATAAELVLAEHEIEGQRLGALRERFETALRAQIPDIVIHGAGAARAPHISNCSIPGTDSESMLMALDLRGIACSAGSACQSGSVSASHVLTAMGVPTSLANAALRLSFGALSTEACVDRTVEVLAALALKARGGHAPSAAATFAVVDF; via the coding sequence ATGACTCAGCCCGTGTACCTCGACCACGCTGCCACCACACCGGTGCGCGACGAGGTCATGTCCGCCATGGCGCCGTTTTTTGGCCCCCGCTTTGGCAACCCGAGCAGCGTGCATCGATGGGGACGCGAGGCCCGTGTGGCGCTCGACGAAGCCCGCGAACGACTCGCCATCTGTATCGGGGCGCATCCCGATGAAGTCTGTTTCACCTCGGGGGGCACCGAGGGTGACAACTTCGCCATCCTGGGCGCCTTTCGTACCCAGCGCACCAGCGGGCGCACCACGGCCATCACCACGCCCATCGAACACAAGGCGGTGCTCGCTGCCGTCCACCGCGTCGCCCAGGAAGGTGGTGAGGAGCATCTGGTGCGCGTCACGAGCGATGGTCTGGTGGATGCCGAGCACTTTGCCGCCCTGCTCGATGACAAGACCGCCGTGGCCAGTGTGATGTGGGTGAACAACGAAGTCGGGGTCATTCAGGACATCCCCGCACTGGCTGCTGCCGCGCGACAGGCGGGTGCCGTGTTCCACACCGACGCCGTGCAGGCATTCGGCAAGGTGGCTGTCGACGCGCGACACACCCCGTTTGATCTCCTCACGCTCTCGGGACACAAGCTCGGTGCTCCCAAGGGCATTGGTGCGCTCTACATCCGTCGCGACACGCCACTCGAACCCATGTTTCATGGTGGTTCGCAGGACCGTGGTCGTCGCCCGGGCACGGAAAACGTGGCCTTCGCGGTCGGTCTTGCAACAGCCGCCGAACTGGTGCTCGCCGAACACGAAATCGAAGGCCAGCGGCTGGGCGCACTGCGTGAACGCTTCGAGACGGCGCTGCGCGCGCAGATACCCGATATCGTCATTCACGGCGCCGGCGCCGCACGTGCCCCGCACATCAGCAATTGCTCCATTCCCGGCACCGACAGCGAATCGATGCTCATGGCGCTCGACCTGCGCGGCATCGCCTGCAGCGCCGGTTCTGCCTGTCAGAGCGGGAGTGTCTCGGCGTCGCATGTGCTGACGGCGATGGGGGTGCCCACGTCGCTGGCCAATGCGGCGTTGCGCCTGTCCTTTGGGGCCCTGAGCACCGAGGCCTGCGTCGATCGCACCGTCGAAGTGCTGGCCGCACTCGCGCTCAAGGCGCGTGGTGGTCATGCGCCGTCCGCCGCAGCCACGTTTGCCGTGGTCGACTTCTGA
- the mnmA gene encoding tRNA 2-thiouridine(34) synthase MnmA: MTVSDDTSGLVMAGLPPKGARVLVAMSGGVDSSVAAAILMEHGCDVVGVTMKLHGDGADVPDRPCCSLDATSDARRVCEKLGIPHYVTNLVDHFSHDVLDDFVQEYARGRTPIPCVRCNTFTKFRDLLHKADAIDAPWLATGHYARIGHRHGQAVMVRGLDTSKDQSYFLWGIDRPVLDRLVLPIGAQTKAETRDIARRFGLRTAEKIESQDICFVPDGDHVRVIAEHLGADAPALQPGPLRLASGEIIGEHQGFARFTIGQRKGLPGGFAEPMFVVEIVPSERAVVVGPREALLGRGVEARELNWLAEAPPVGAQVQVQVRNRARPSPATIVRVDPQGIELALDEAVQAISPGQSLVVFDGDVVLGGGIIERGMRAAPDRVPGKRLPILAA, encoded by the coding sequence ATGACAGTGTCTGACGATACGTCTGGTCTGGTGATGGCCGGGCTGCCGCCCAAGGGCGCACGGGTGCTGGTCGCCATGAGCGGCGGCGTGGATTCGTCCGTAGCCGCCGCCATCCTCATGGAGCATGGCTGCGACGTGGTGGGCGTGACGATGAAGCTGCACGGTGACGGCGCCGATGTGCCCGATCGCCCGTGCTGCTCGCTCGACGCCACCAGCGACGCACGTCGTGTGTGTGAAAAGCTTGGCATCCCGCACTACGTGACCAACCTCGTGGATCATTTCAGCCACGATGTGCTCGACGATTTTGTGCAGGAGTACGCCCGTGGGCGCACCCCCATCCCCTGCGTGCGCTGCAACACGTTCACGAAGTTTCGCGATCTCCTGCACAAGGCCGACGCCATCGACGCGCCGTGGCTCGCCACCGGCCACTATGCGCGCATCGGCCACCGTCATGGACAGGCCGTCATGGTGCGGGGGCTCGATACGAGCAAAGACCAGAGCTATTTCCTCTGGGGCATCGATCGGCCGGTGCTGGATCGTCTCGTGCTGCCCATCGGGGCACAGACGAAGGCGGAGACGCGCGACATCGCGCGCCGCTTTGGCCTGCGCACGGCCGAGAAGATCGAAAGCCAGGACATCTGCTTCGTGCCCGATGGGGATCACGTGCGCGTGATTGCCGAACACCTCGGCGCCGATGCGCCGGCCCTGCAGCCAGGCCCGCTGCGGTTGGCGAGTGGGGAGATCATTGGCGAACACCAGGGCTTCGCGCGTTTCACCATTGGTCAGCGCAAAGGGCTGCCGGGCGGTTTCGCCGAGCCGATGTTCGTGGTGGAAATCGTGCCGTCGGAGCGCGCGGTGGTGGTCGGCCCACGCGAGGCCCTGCTGGGCCGCGGTGTGGAAGCCCGTGAGCTCAACTGGCTCGCCGAAGCGCCTCCCGTTGGGGCACAGGTGCAGGTGCAGGTTCGCAATCGGGCCCGCCCGTCCCCCGCGACCATCGTGCGGGTGGATCCCCAGGGCATCGAACTCGCGCTCGACGAGGCCGTGCAGGCCATTTCGCCCGGTCAGTCACTCGTGGTTTTTGATGGCGACGTGGTCCTTGGCGGCGGCATCATCGAACGTGGCATGCGTGCCGCTCCCGACCGCGTGCCGGGCAAAAGACTGCCTATT